One genomic window of Dermacentor andersoni chromosome 8, qqDerAnde1_hic_scaffold, whole genome shotgun sequence includes the following:
- the LOC129383633 gene encoding uncharacterized protein yields MEVQSQGEDLDPTTFRPSEWTTILRAYKGGKPSPETLVVPPHAAPVRDKPAAPAVGAPADTAPATFKPTYRAQQQQLRVTHAIALRSKQLASLPPGTIRVVFRPRGGLALNGAMAQPLMKALRVTAADRDLGEFHLRIHPTNNTFTVATPHESTALHLVQIKEVILQETSYPVAAYIAPPPAAARGVISQAYWAETPEEMLQDLQTRNPEADIIAARRMGRTLSILITFAHGPVPHTIRYMSVVHRCTAYKGSPDACTNCRRPGHRHDVCPHPKSGLCPRCGDKHELQDVPSCIPICILCGGQHLTGTGSCKARNTATKRLIPPPQKSKFPTKKDFPPLSTTLPSTSTWASKVAKTNIMTSQDSDVKALRDEGQPAISSWEDWEVLLSSTDPTSQVTAVARAADVMSKRSMNVST; encoded by the exons ATGGAGGTGCAATCGCAGGGCGAAGACCTCGACCCGACAACGTTCAGACCCAGTGAGTGGACCACGATACTCCGCGCGTACAAGGGAGGCAAACCAAGCCCGGAAACGCTGGTTGTGCCTCCTCATGCAGCCCCTGTTCGAGATAAGCCTGCCGCGCCCGCCGTCGGTGCTCCGGCCGACACTGCCCCTGCGACCTTCAAGCCGACATACCGTGCTCAACAACAACAGCTGCGCGTGACGCACGCAATCGCATTGCGAAGTAAGCAACTTGCTTCACTCCCTCCCGGCACTATAAGGGTAGTCTTCCGACCAAGAGGAGGCCTCGCTTTGAACGGAGCCATGGCGCAGCCACTCATGAAAGCTCTGCGAGTCACCGCCGCTGACCGGGACCTAGGAGAGTTTCACCTCCGGATTCACCCGACGAATAACACCTTCACGGTCGCTACACCTCACGAGTCAACGGCCCTTCACCTCGTCCAAATCAAGGAAGTGATCCTTCAAGAAACCAGTTACCCCGTCGCCGCCTACATCGCACCGCCGCCCGCTGCTGCGCGCGGAGTCATCTCGCAAGCCTACTGGGCGGAAACACCGGAAGAGATGCTACAAGAcctccagactcgcaacccggaagCTGATATCATCGCAGCCCGCAGAATGGGTAGGACCCTTTCCATATTGATTACATTTGCGCATGGCCCAGTCCCTCACACCATACGCTACATGAGTGTAGTGCATAGATGCACGGCGTACAAGGGAAGTCCAGACGCGTGCACAAACTGTCGTCGACCGGGCCACAGACACGACGTGTGCCCCCACCCCAAGAGTGGTCTCTGCCCGCGGTGCGGGGACAAGCATGAGCTGCAAGATGTTCCCTCCTGCATCCCGATCTGCATTCTCTGTggggggcagcacctcacggGCACCGGCTCGTGCAAGGCAAGAAATACCGCCACCAAACGACTTATCCCACCGCCCCAGAAGTCAAAGTTCCCCACCAAGAAGGACTTTCCCCCGCTTAGCACGACCCTCCCGTCTACCTCTACATGGGCTTCCAAGGTTGCCAAGACGAACATCATGACTTCCCAGGACTCGGACGTGAAGGCTCTGCGGGATGAG ggacagcccgccatctcaagctgggaggactgggaggtcctGCTCTCGTCGACGGACCCAACATCGCAGGTTACTGCGGTGGCTCGGGCTGCCGACGTCATGAGCAAAAGGAGCATGAACGTTTCGACGTAG